The DNA window CAACAGACGACCCTTTCCCAGCCTCGAATTCCAGTTCACATACGTCGATGCAGCTTATATCAACGGCTCGATCAGACCAATCGGCACGATGCGTGAATACTCATGCGCGATGGCGATGGCCGCGCCCCGGAATTGGGCGCGGATCGTCGCTCCGGCCTCTTGATCGGACCCGACGAAATTCCTACTTGATATCATGAGGGTCGCCGAACGCGGGGCCCTCGCAAAGACCCACAAGGACGCCGCCATCGAATATGGGGTGTCCGCCATTATATCGCTCTGAAGGAGGGTATACTATGCGTAGTTACGACCTGAATCCGCTTCTGCGTTCCAGCATCGGTTTCGATCGGATGAGCCGTCTTCTGGACAGTGCTCTGGAACAGGATACGTCCGCTCATTCCTATCCCCCCTATAACATCGAGAAGCTTGGCGATGACGATTATCGCATAACGATGGCCGTCGCCGGTTTCTCACGGGAAGAGCTGGACGTTACCCAGACCGGCGGATCGCTGGTAATTTCGGGCCGCAAGGAAACCAAGGAAGGCGACAAGGAGTTTCTCCACCGCGGCATCGCGGCGCGAAGCTTCGACCGACGCTTTCAACTGGCGGATCATATCCGCATCGTGAACGCGCGGCTCGACAACGGGTTGCTGCATATTGATCTCCACCGCGAGGTGCCTGAGCAGATGCGGCCGCGGACGATCAATATCGCCACGGACGCCGAAGCCGGTGCCCGCTCGGTCGAGGATCAGGGTGAGCGTTCAGCCGAACGCCCGGCGCTGTCGTCGGAAAGCTCCCAGGAACATCAGGCAGCCTGACCGTCTGCCGTAACAGCCAGGAGGGGGGCGGATTTTCCGCCCCCCTTTTTTTTGCGCAATCAGGCCTTTGTCGGGATTTTGCGATGCCGGGCGGGGCGCCGGATCACCCGGCGATAGAGCGGGGCAAGCACCGCCGGAAGCCCGTAGATTGGTACCTGAGCCGCAGCAAAGAACAGCAGCACGTCACTGTCGGCGCCGCCGCCGAGGGCTGCGATCTGAAGGCCCATATTGCGATAACCGGCCATCAGCATGACCGCCGCAGCCGCAGGCCCGCTCAGCCATCGGACCATTGGCAGACAAAGCGCCTGCAGAAGGCAGCTCAGCAATAGCGCCATCGACACGATGAGGCCGACAGCCGCCGGATCCTGAGCGATCTGGCCGCGTACTCCGTCCATGACGCCGGCGGCGAATAGGCACATCGCCAGCACCAGACCGCCGCTGATCCGGTCGCCATGGCGGCCGATGCGGTCGACGCCGATTAACCGTCGGCAAATCATCGCCAGCCCGACCGACCCGACGATGATCAAACCCAGCCGGCCCATGAACAGCCCGGCCGCGATCGGAATATCGATACCCGAGGCAAGCAGGATTATTGGCGGCACCGTCAGCGGGCTGACGATCGTCGTCAGGACGATGGCGATCACCGTCATGGACGCATCGGCGCGCAACATCATGGCGATGCCCGCAGCCCCCAATAGTGGCGGCGCGCTGGCATACAGCATCCAGCCGATCGTCACCGCTTCGATGCCGGGATCCGGCATAAGAGCGTCGACGACAGCGCCGACGGGAATGAGCGCAAGCCCGGCAGCGACCGGCAGCACGATCATCAGCCAGACGAGAAGGGATATCAGGCGCACAGGCTGCCGCAGCCGCGTCATCAGATCGGCCGGGTCCAGGCGAACAAGCGCCAGCACGAGCATGGCGACGATGAACGGGGTGAGAAACGGCCGCAGAACAGCGGCGACAGGGGGTGCGAGCAATCCCGCCACCAGGCCGAGCGGCAGGGCGGCCGGTCCGAGTCGGCCAAGCATATCGAGCAGGCCGCCCGCCGATCGGCCGATGAAAGAGAAGGGCATGATAGGGGTGATGGCTCCTGAAGGCGCTCCCTGAGGGTCGGTGCCGCTATGCGCAGACTCTCGCATGGACGGGCACGGCGGGCACATAAAAAAGGACCGCCCCGATCGGGGACGGTCCTCATGGCGCCTCGCCTGTTCAACTGCTTTATTAAGTGAAGCTAATCATCGCGGTGAAGGTGCGTCAACAGGATTATGACAAGTCCGGGCACATTTCTGGTCGCCGGGCGGCGGCGTATTCAACCCTCGCAGGCGATTGGTCCTGTTGGTCGGACGTCGTCGGTGAAAGGGATGAATGGTTGCGCGCGAACCGGAATTCGGGCGAAAAATGGCCGTCTCTCGAAAACGAGAGACGGCCAAGTACAACAGGGAGGCATCAATGAGGATCAGATCAATCTTCGACCTGACCGCCGCTGCAGCGGCCCGAGGGCCACTACCCTAACAATATACACCCTATACCGGAGGATTTAAAGAAGGGTTAAATGCACGACAAAAGTGCGTCCCCGGTTGCCGTCAGCGATGAACCGGATACTGTCGGGCCAATTCATCCCCGCGCGACGGGCGCGCCGGGTGCCGGCAACGTCATGATCAGGAGGAACAAGGCCACCATGTCCGAATACGCGCAGGATCCGATCAGCCCGTTCGAAAGCGGCGATCTGGACCGTCGCAGCGCCAATTTCGCGCCGCTGACGCCATTGTCGTTTCTGAAGCGGACCGCGTCGGTGTTCCCCGACAGAA is part of the Fodinicurvata sp. EGI_FJ10296 genome and encodes:
- a CDS encoding Hsp20 family protein, producing the protein MRSYDLNPLLRSSIGFDRMSRLLDSALEQDTSAHSYPPYNIEKLGDDDYRITMAVAGFSREELDVTQTGGSLVISGRKETKEGDKEFLHRGIAARSFDRRFQLADHIRIVNARLDNGLLHIDLHREVPEQMRPRTINIATDAEAGARSVEDQGERSAERPALSSESSQEHQAA